Proteins encoded together in one Hevea brasiliensis isolate MT/VB/25A 57/8 chromosome 16, ASM3005281v1, whole genome shotgun sequence window:
- the LOC110658966 gene encoding heavy metal-associated isoprenylated plant protein 21, whose amino-acid sequence MGALDYLSNFCTVTSTRSKRKPMQTVEIKVKMDCDGCERRVKNAVTTMKGVKTVEVNRKQSRVVVSGYVDPNKVLKRVKRTGKRAEFWPYIPQHLAYYPYASGAYDKRAPAGYVRNVLQAFPASNAPEDNIVSVFSDDNVHACSIM is encoded by the exons ATGGGTGCTCTTGATTACCTCTCTAACTTTTGCACTGTCACCAGCACAAGAAGCAAACGCAAACCAATGCAG ACTGTTGAAATCAAAGTGAAAATGGACTGTGATGGCTGCGAAAGAAGAGTTAAAAATGCTGTTACCACTATGAAAG GTGTAAAGACGGTGGAAGTGAACAGAAAACAAAGCAGGGTGGTAGTAAGTGGATATGTTGATCCAAACAAGGTGTTAAAGAGAGTGAAGCGCACTggaaagagagcagaattttggcCTTATATCCCTCAACATCTAGCTTACTACCCTTATGCATCTGGTGCCTATGACAAAAGGGCACCAGCAGGCTATGTTCGCAATGTTTTGCAAGCTTTTCCAGCCTCTAATGCTCCTGAGGACAACATTGTCTCTGTCTTTAGTGATGATAATGTGCATGCATGTTCTATCATGTAA